Proteins from a genomic interval of Gadus macrocephalus chromosome 2, ASM3116895v1:
- the ccdc43 gene encoding coiled-coil domain-containing protein 43, which produces MAAPVADAGEFEKWLNDRLDSLEIDREVYGAYLLGVLQEVECEEEKLETLQGILSAFLEGDTLEDVCEQIINQWTEHCNRSTKCDDDDADVQAIASLMEKQAQIVVKPKEVSGDSKTNKEAVLAQYANITDEEDEGIEEEATSNAHFSGGEKSLFKNTNVEQVLNRQKEKRDQAREDSQKKKETDKMQREKDKLAKVDRKDKEKKRTQKGERKR; this is translated from the exons ATGGCTGCGCCCGTGGCAGACGCCGGCGAGTTTGAAAAATGGTTAAATGATCGCCTAGATTCGTTGGAAATTGATCGTGAGGTGTACGGAGCATATCTATTAGGAGTCTTGCAAGAAGTGGAATGCGAAGAAGAGAAATTAGAAACGCTTCAAGGAATACTCTCTGCATTCTTG GAGGGTGACACGCTCGAAGACGTCTGCGAACAGATTATCAATCAGTGGACGGAACACTGTAATCGATCAACTAAGTGCGACGATGATGATG CTGATGTTCAAGCCATTGCCAGTCTGATGGAGAAGCAGGCCCAGATCGTGGTGAAACCGAAAGAGGTTTCCGGAGACTCCAAGACAAATAAAGAGGCTGTCCTGGCTCAATATGCCAATATCACAGACGAAGAAGA TGAAGGTATAGAAGAGGAGGCCACAAGTAATGCCCATTTTTCAGGAGGCGAGAAGT CCTTGTTCAAGAACACTAATGTGGAGCAGGTATTGAACAGGCAGAAGGAGAAGCGGGATCAGGCCCGGGAGGACTCTCAGAAGAAAAAGGAAACGGACAAGATGCAACGGGAGAAGGATAAACTGGCCAAGGTGGACAGGAAAGACAAGGAGAAAAAGCGCACACAGAAAGGTGAAcggaaaagataa
- the moto gene encoding uncharacterized protein moto encodes MAYQGFRNTYESIPNVSTNKYKASQTQDDGGYGSLGQPPIPSPSFNLPENHKPWPNNAEDPFQLLRCSQNSTRNLSDATDCDSVADLDGLVSNILEDGDSSDPLSHTERNSSKFTSIWSPQTIGNDLPHYSQSASTEANPDFDQVQGPVISKEINNSFQQFYGFNTSNQRLSKSSNGDMDGYKPHSLKPTKPQCLPMPSMENGFLSAMRGSQLIGKNFPIQKNAFGHQGEMDSRLVNDYNDKYIQSSPEQYQQSSPQDVNKLVSPFIDLMATKKRMVEENNHFKLTNSAMSPDSALRTPVKRGLGGDIGPVQRNPNEGFMLHAFQDNYRFQGHDTKHIQQSTSNSAPCNPIKSYQSNIITQSLTATPNVNQVLNQYSQDQMQQSQLTNMASRDRGYLPFNQHQPVSEFGPGTFPPNQRSPFYKQDLSRGDGRNVHHVPGQSQMGMSTEPLRKADVDAGLRGEKSRLHSTAGAFVQDGFLSTQRTECNTRVPRHGLPQRNNFYFPQSGNTYGSQRFGVGNSTADTGKLPQFVPLTYPVSDPRPSSFKMGVNSNSNLSSRPSQPYGSGPPCRDLCDRRPEGEFAALKPDIAFQMAQSAGGGMYPDMASTKSPQPMTKNRGGPMSQLHYYLEECCDQLACLEKERKKFVILNKTFAGRRANVATSSLLPKMPPNPSRVDRLIVDQIREHSRVLSLLDQLDPLSSLPFQGYIHSTLDRHYKAIISTQTRRREECINLTSQQKQGSTQDIMPLAMALKDLCSATRKTRTALWCTLQATVPMSAGVLDIHGDVETPAVTEESIPARRL; translated from the exons ATGGCATATCAAGGCTTTCGGAATACATATGAGTCAATTCCGAACGTTTCTACGAACAAGTACAAG GCATCCCAAACACAAGATGATGGGGGATATGGGAGTCTGGGACAGCCTCCCATCCCTAGTCCTAGCTTCAACCTGCCAGAAAACCACAAACCGTGGCCAAACAATGCTGAAGATCCCTTTCAACTTCTGCGGTGTTCCCAAAACAGTACCAG AAACCTGTCCGATGCAACTGATTGTGATAGTGTTGCTGATTTAGATGGCCTTGTTTCAAACATTTTGGAAGATGGCGATTCATCTGACCCCCTCAGCCACACCGAAAG GAATTCATCTAAATTCACATCAATCTGGTCTCCCCAGACGATAGGCAATGATTTGCCACATTACTCTCAGTCCGCATCAACAGAAGCAAACCCAGACTTCGACCAAGTTCAAGGGCCGGTCATTTCTAAAGAAATTAATAACAGTTTTCAGCAGTTCTATGGCTTCAACACCAGCAACCAAAGGCTTTCTAAGTCATCCAATGGCGACATGGATGGCTACAAGCCCCACTCTCTGAAACCAACTAAGCCCCAATGTCTACCAATGCCCAGCATGGAGAACGGTTTCCTGTCTGCAATGAGGGGAAGTCAACTTATTGGGAAAAATTTCCCAATCCAGAAAAATGCCTTTGGTCACCAAGGCGAAATGGACAGCCGTTTAGTTAATGATTATAATGACAAATATATCCAAAGCAGCCCCGAACAATACCAGCAAAGTTCACCGCAGGATGTCAACAAATTGGTCAGTCCTTTTATAGATCTAATGGCCACTAAGAAAAGAATGGTTGAAGAGAATAACCATTTTAAATTGACCAATTCTGCAATGTCTCCAGACAGTGCATTGAGAACGCCAGTAAAAAGGGGTCTGGGGGGAGATATAGGTCCAGTGCAGAGAAATCCAAATGAGGGCTTCATGCTACATGCATTCCAAGACAATTATCGTTTCCAAGGTCATGACACAAAGCACATTCAGCAATCAACTTCCAATTCTGCTCCATGTAACCCCATAAAGTCATACCAAAGTAACATAATAACCCAAAGCCTAACCGCAACGCCTAATGTGAACCAGGTTCTTAACCAGTACTCCCAGGATCAGATGCAGCAAAGCCAGCTGACAAACATGGCTTCTAGGGACAGAGGTTATCTGCCCTTCAACCAACATCAACCAGTCTCAGAGTTTGGACCTGGCACATTTCCCCCAAATCAGAGAAGCCCATTTTACAAGCAGGACTTAAGCAGAGGGGATGGAAGAAATGTCCACCATGTACCGGGACAGAGCCAGATGGGCATGAGTACAGAACCCTTAAGAAAGGCAGATGTTGACGCGGGGCTCCGGGGAGAGAAGAGCAGGCTGCATAGTACTGCTGGTGCTTTTGTTCAAGATGGCTTCCTCTCCACTCAGCGCACAGAGTGCAACACAAGAGTCCCCCGACATGGTCTCCCACAAAGAAACAACTTCTACTTCCCCCAATCAGGAAACACATATGGCTCTCAGAGATTTGGTGTTGGCAACAGCACAGCAGATACTGGGAAGCTGCCACAGTTTGTGCCCCTTACATACCCTGTGAGTGATCCAAGGCCGAGCTCCTTCAAAATGGGTGTTAACTCCAACTCTAACCTGAGCTCCAGACCCTCTCAGCCCTATGGAAGTGGGCCGCCCTGCCGGGACTTATGTGACAGAAGGCCAGAAGGAGAATTTGCAGCCCTAAAACCCGACATCGCTTTCCAGATGGCCCAGAGTGCAGGGGGGGGTATGTATCCTGATATGGCTTCAACTAAGTCACCTCAACCGATGACCAAGAACCGAGGAGGACCTATGAGTCAGCTCCACTATTATCTGGAGGAATGCTGTGATCAGTTAGCATGcttggagaaagagaggaagaag TTTGTGATCCTTAACAAAACATTTGCTGGGAGACGGGCTAACGTCGCAACCAGCAGTCTTCTGCCGAAAATGCCACCCAACCCCTCCAGAGTGGACCGTCTCATTGTTGACCAGATCCGTGAACATAGCAGG GTGTTGAGCCTTCTGGATCAATTGGACCCCCTGAGCAGCTTACCCTTCCAGGGCTACATCCACTCAACTCTTGACCGTCATTATAAGGCCATCATTTCTACCCAAACCAGACGCAGGGAGGAGTGTATCAACTTAACCAGCCAGCAGAAGCAGGGAAGCACTCAAG ACATCATGCCGTTGGCCATGGCGTTGAAAGACTTATGCAGCGCAACCAGGAAAACACGCACAGCCCTGTGGTGCACCCTCCAGGCCACCGTCCCCATGTCTGCCGGCGTACTGGATATCCATGGTGATGTTGAGACCCCCGCGGTCACAGAGGAAAGCATCCCAGCAAGAAGGTTGTAG
- the fzd2 gene encoding frizzled-2 — protein sequence MLFHISWVILLTTATYSAADNGIAPPEHGFCQPISIPLCTDIAYNQTIMPNLVGHYNQEDAGLEVHQFYPLVKVQCSPELKFFLCSMYAPVCTVLEKAIPPCRSICERAKLGCEALMNKFGFQWPERLRCENFPVLGNGNICVGQNDSTTPVPPVFVPVAGTTNVNVHPDTLTKKFRCPSVLQVPTYLNYKFLGEVDCAAPCENTRSAGYMFFGEQEIKFARIWILFWSVLCCVSTLFTVTTYLVDMQRFKYPERPIIFLSGCYSMLSIAYIVGYFLGDKVVCNDSFTPEGYKTIVQGTKKEGCTILFMMVYFFSMASSIWWVILSLTWFLAAGMKWGHEAIESHSQYFHLAAWALPAVKTISILAMGQIQGDVLSGVCFVSMNNLDSIRGFVLAPLFVYLLTGTSFLLAGFVSLFRIRTIMKHDGTKTEKLERLMVRIGVFSVLYTVPATIVIACFFYEQAFRPHWERSWVRHSCKGLAIPCPAQVGPHMSPDFTVYMIKYLMTLIVGITSGFWIWSGKTLHSWRKFYTRLVNSQQGETTV from the coding sequence ATGTTGTTTCATATTAGTTGGGTTATTCTGCTCACGACAGCTACATATTCCGCCGCGGACAACGGAATAGCTCCACCAGAGCATGGATTTTGCCAGCCTATTTCAATACCATTGTGCACGGACATTGCATATAACCAAACGATTATGCCCAATTTGGTGGGTCATTATAATCAAGAAGACGCCGGACTAGAGGTTCACCAATTCTATCCTCTGGTAAAGGTACAGTGTTCACCAGAGTTGAAATTCTTTTTATGCTCTATGTATGCGCCTGTGTGTACTGTTCTGGAAAAAGCCATCCCACCATGTCGCTCTATATGTGAAAGGGCAAAGCTGGGCTGCGAGGCGCTCATGAACAAGTTTGGCTTTCAATGGCCAGAACGTCTCCGTTGCGAAAACTTTCCTGTTTTGGGAAACGGGAACATTTGCGTTGGGCAAAACGACTCCACGACTCCAGTGCCCCCGGTTTTCGTGCCAGTGGCAGGAACAACAAATGTTAACGTCCATCCAGATACGTTAACGAAAAAGTTTCGTTGTCCTTCCGTTCTCCAAGTCCCCACATATCTAAATTATAAATTTCTAGGCGAAGTGGATTGCGCCGCTCCATGTGAAAACACACGGAGTGCAGGATATATGTTTTTCGGTGAACAGGAGATCAAATTCGCACGCATATGGATTTTATTCTGGTCAGTGCTTTGCTGTGTATCCACATTATTCACAGTCACCACATACTTGGTCGACATGCAGCGTTTCAAATACCCAGAGAGACCTATTATCTTCCTATCTGGTTGCTACTCGATGCTGTCCATAGCCTACATAGTGGGCTATTTCCTGGGGGACAAGGTGGTGTGCAATGACAGTTTCACGCCAGAGGGCTACAAAACCATTGTCCAAGGCACAAAAAAGGAGGGATGTACGATACTCTTCATGATGGTCTATTTCTTCAGCATGGCCAGCTCCATCTGGTGGGTCATCCTGTCTCTCACCTGGTTCCTGGCCGCGGGCATGAAGTGGGGTCACGAGGCCATCGAGTCCCACTCCCAGTACTTCCACCTGGCCGCCTGGGCCTTGCCGGCTGTCAAGACCATCAGCATCCTGGCTATGGGACAGATCCAGGGGGACGTcctcagtggtgtgtgtttcgTCAGCATGAACAACCTGGACTCCATACGTGGCTTCGTGCTGGCACCCCTCTTTGTCTACCTCCTCACGGGCACCTCCTTCCTACTGGCCGGGTTCGTGTCCCTGTTCCGCATCCGCACCATCATGAAGCACGACGGCACCAAGACGGAGAAGCTGGAGCGGCTGATGGTACGCATCGGCGTCTTCAGCGTGCTGTACACGGTGCCCGCCACCATTGTCATCGCCTGCTTCTTCTACGAGCAGGCCTTCCGCCCCCACTGGGAGCGTAGCTGGGTGCGCCACAGCTGCAAGGGCCTGGCCATCCCGTGCCCGGCGCAGGTTGGACCCCACATGAGCCCGGACTTCACGGTGTACATGATCAAGTACCTGATGACCCTCATCGTGGGCATTACTTCTGGGTTCTGGATCTGGTCCGGCAAGACACTGCACTCCTGGCGCAAGTTCTACACCAGGCTGGTAAACAGCCAGCAAGGAGAGACAACAGTGTAG